One segment of Porticoccus hydrocarbonoclasticus MCTG13d DNA contains the following:
- a CDS encoding HesB/IscA family protein, with the protein MSVEKFDLAQTITITPAAASHFREQLQRNGGAGVRIGLKKSGCTGFKYVIEEVPAPEENDVTLTLDNGVAIYFSREGAIALRGMEIDYTREGVNQTLKIENPNVTDMCGCGESFDIKTQET; encoded by the coding sequence ATGAGTGTAGAGAAATTTGATCTTGCACAGACAATTACCATTACGCCGGCTGCCGCGTCACATTTTCGCGAACAACTGCAGCGCAACGGTGGTGCCGGTGTGCGCATTGGGCTGAAAAAAAGCGGCTGCACCGGCTTCAAGTATGTTATCGAGGAGGTGCCTGCTCCGGAAGAAAACGATGTAACCCTGACGCTGGATAATGGCGTGGCCATCTATTTTAGTCGTGAAGGTGCCATTGCCCTGCGCGGTATGGAAATTGACTATACCCGCGAGGGCGTCAATCAGACACTGAAGATCGAAAACCCCAATGTCACCGATATGTGTGGCTGTGGCGAGAGCTTCGATATCAAGACACAAGAAACATGA
- the sufT gene encoding putative Fe-S cluster assembly protein SufT encodes MSQERSIVNVARDCPGRLVPVGDSVTIPAGSFVTIVQSLGGNYTVVHQGNMVRVDGVDADALGQKKLELNFADPGNDRIDEDQVWQALETVYDPEIPVNLRSLGLIYDLDIDQDSGRVDIQMTLTAPGCGMGPVLVGDVEQRVKLVPNVKSAHVELVFDPPWSREMMSEEAQLETGMFF; translated from the coding sequence ATGAGTCAGGAACGCAGTATTGTCAATGTTGCACGTGACTGCCCGGGGCGACTGGTTCCTGTGGGTGATTCCGTGACCATCCCGGCCGGATCCTTCGTCACCATCGTGCAGTCCCTCGGCGGCAACTATACCGTTGTGCATCAGGGCAATATGGTGCGGGTGGATGGTGTGGATGCGGATGCGCTGGGTCAAAAAAAGTTAGAGCTCAACTTCGCCGATCCTGGCAATGACCGCATCGATGAAGATCAGGTCTGGCAGGCATTGGAGACTGTCTACGATCCCGAAATCCCCGTTAATCTACGCAGCCTTGGGCTGATCTACGATCTGGATATTGATCAGGACAGCGGCAGGGTGGATATCCAGATGACCTTGACAGCCCCGGGTTGTGGCATGGGTCCGGTACTGGTGGGCGATGTGGAGCAGCGGGTGAAGCTCGTGCCGAACGTAAAGAGTGCTCATGTGGAGCTGGTCTTCGATCCACCCTGGAGCCGGGAGATGATGTCCGAAGAGGCGCAGCTCGAAACCGGCATGTTTTTCTAG
- a CDS encoding SufE family protein, with amino-acid sequence MENIPSNPFGSSIRAEDIKETLAFFDTWEDRYQYIIDLGKELPPMDDELKTDERLVRGCQSQVWLNTLQKDDRLFFEVDSDAFIVKGLLGIILAAYNGKTTQDILDFDIEGYFETLDLIRHLSATRGNGLRALVQSIQSAARHSNHSEPNAVK; translated from the coding sequence ATCGAGAACATTCCCAGTAATCCTTTCGGAAGCTCTATCCGCGCCGAGGACATCAAGGAGACACTGGCCTTCTTCGATACCTGGGAAGATCGCTACCAGTACATCATCGACCTGGGTAAGGAGCTGCCACCCATGGATGATGAATTGAAAACCGATGAGCGGCTCGTGCGTGGTTGCCAGAGCCAGGTTTGGCTCAACACTCTGCAGAAAGATGACCGCCTCTTCTTTGAGGTGGACAGCGATGCCTTCATCGTCAAAGGCCTTCTAGGCATTATTCTTGCCGCCTATAATGGCAAAACCACCCAGGATATTCTCGATTTCGATATTGAGGGCTACTTCGAAACTCTTGACCTGATACGTCACCTCAGCGCCACTCGCGGCAATGGCCTGCGTGCGCTGGTGCAGAGTATCCAGTCCGCAGCTCGCCACTCAAATCACTCTGAACCCAATGCAGTGAAGTAG
- a CDS encoding substrate-binding periplasmic protein has product MRFSNCVKSALLCSLLLSGLVAAGPFTAVEVYTDAWPPYVNREPDKEPGAITRIVELALRNMRLDPQWQRVDFSLAYEMVNNNEIRLSFPYFETARRKQLYPDVRFSAPLMTVDNVLYYSREHWDFSSPPDSIGDLRLGRVAEYAYGEKFEAWLVGATEYQSEVLALRALFNGDIDLLPMARRVGQALVLEYFPWQYRSFRHIPGDDYLSQDTVHLVTHDDPQGEAFIKAFDEALEKLAGVKKQDEVWETSLDAGRSTGYVRLVVGEGHPVIIGQTQRQGEHPDNHYVMIPPGSRGLVLDWSDAVFKEFNSPKLYAAMVALSKIRIVDGPHVGRELYVKNLHIEIE; this is encoded by the coding sequence ATGCGGTTCTCAAACTGCGTTAAAAGCGCACTGTTGTGTTCTCTGCTACTGTCGGGTCTTGTTGCTGCAGGACCTTTCACCGCGGTGGAGGTCTACACAGACGCGTGGCCGCCTTATGTGAACCGGGAGCCAGACAAGGAGCCGGGGGCTATCACACGTATTGTCGAACTTGCTTTGCGCAATATGCGCCTTGATCCGCAGTGGCAACGTGTGGATTTTTCGCTGGCCTACGAAATGGTCAACAATAACGAAATTCGCCTGTCCTTTCCGTATTTCGAGACGGCTCGCCGCAAACAGCTCTATCCCGATGTGCGCTTTTCTGCACCCCTGATGACAGTGGACAATGTACTCTACTACAGCCGGGAGCACTGGGATTTTTCCTCTCCACCGGATTCCATCGGTGATCTTCGACTCGGTCGTGTAGCCGAGTATGCCTACGGTGAGAAATTCGAGGCATGGCTGGTAGGTGCTACGGAGTATCAGTCGGAAGTACTCGCCCTGCGCGCTTTGTTCAACGGTGATATTGATCTGTTGCCCATGGCCAGGCGCGTAGGACAGGCATTAGTCCTCGAGTATTTTCCCTGGCAATACCGTTCCTTTCGCCACATCCCTGGCGATGACTATTTATCACAGGATACGGTTCATCTGGTAACGCATGACGATCCTCAGGGGGAAGCATTTATCAAGGCCTTCGATGAAGCACTGGAAAAATTGGCTGGCGTGAAAAAACAGGATGAGGTGTGGGAAACCTCGCTGGATGCCGGGCGCAGTACCGGCTATGTGCGTCTGGTGGTGGGGGAGGGGCATCCTGTGATCATCGGACAGACTCAGCGGCAGGGAGAGCACCCCGACAACCACTACGTGATGATTCCGCCGGGCAGCCGCGGGCTGGTGCTGGACTGGAGCGATGCAGTATTTAAAGAGTTCAACTCCCCCAAACTATACGCTGCCATGGTGGCATTATCGAAAATCCGTATCGTCGACGGTCCCCACGTTGGTCGTGAACTCTACGTCAAGAACCTGCACATCGAAATTGAGTAG
- a CDS encoding CBU_0592 family membrane protein, with translation MTGFELLGWFGTLLYLANYAYLAFYRRWRRPVYFSANGVAALSLVVSSAAIASWQAVGINFFWAAISVWLLIGGSFRFVRVGPGVLAVGVGLCWVAALPALFWQWQWQWQWQLAVAIIGWSSTFAFSAAYLLFAARRLTIGPYHLWNAYAAFVLLPQLYLDANWPVLAMEVCWFVISLSARFNLHQPDEPR, from the coding sequence ATGACCGGTTTTGAATTACTGGGGTGGTTCGGCACTCTGCTTTACCTTGCCAATTATGCTTACCTCGCCTTTTATCGGCGCTGGCGTCGACCAGTGTATTTCTCGGCCAATGGCGTTGCCGCCCTGTCCCTGGTGGTATCTTCTGCAGCCATCGCCTCCTGGCAGGCGGTGGGCATAAATTTTTTCTGGGCGGCAATCAGTGTCTGGTTGTTAATAGGAGGGAGTTTCAGGTTCGTAAGGGTAGGGCCAGGCGTCCTCGCAGTCGGTGTCGGATTGTGTTGGGTGGCCGCGTTGCCCGCGCTATTCTGGCAATGGCAATGGCAATGGCAATGGCAGTTGGCAGTGGCGATCATTGGCTGGAGCTCAACATTTGCCTTCAGTGCCGCCTATCTGTTATTCGCTGCACGTCGCCTGACTATTGGCCCCTACCATCTGTGGAATGCCTATGCGGCATTCGTACTGTTGCCACAGCTATACCTCGACGCCAACTGGCCGGTGCTGGCGATGGAGGTTTGCTGGTTTGTCATCTCACTATCGGCACGTTTCAACCTGCATCAACCTGACGAACCGCGCTAG
- a CDS encoding GtrA family protein, with the protein MKWYLRRYLHSHSRLAQFLRFATVGVKVSLIDAGGTYLLPWLFGMNLHVARVISLTTAIMVGYLLNRYFTFGRDQRGSFHRQMAGHFGLHAAGGLLNYAVFSGVIALGYNHLIQPQALLLLPLVAIWIGGLVGLAFNFSVSSKLVFSHRAETAPMPP; encoded by the coding sequence ATGAAGTGGTACCTCCGTCGTTATCTGCATTCGCACAGCCGCCTCGCGCAGTTTCTGCGTTTCGCCACCGTTGGAGTGAAGGTTTCTTTGATTGACGCCGGCGGTACTTACCTGCTGCCCTGGCTGTTCGGCATGAATCTACATGTCGCCCGTGTCATTTCGCTGACCACGGCGATCATGGTGGGCTATCTGCTCAACCGTTACTTCACTTTCGGACGCGACCAGCGCGGTAGTTTTCATCGCCAGATGGCCGGACATTTCGGCCTTCATGCCGCCGGAGGTCTCCTCAACTATGCCGTGTTCAGCGGCGTAATTGCACTGGGTTACAATCATCTGATCCAGCCGCAGGCACTATTGCTGTTGCCACTGGTTGCTATCTGGATCGGCGGGCTGGTCGGCCTGGCATTCAACTTCTCCGTGTCCAGTAAGCTGGTGTTCAGCCACAGGGCCGAAACCGCCCCTATGCCTCCATGA